A genome region from Chiroxiphia lanceolata isolate bChiLan1 chromosome 5, bChiLan1.pri, whole genome shotgun sequence includes the following:
- the KCNJ4 gene encoding inward rectifier potassium channel 4 isoform X1, producing the protein MGSVRVNRYSIVSTEEDGHKVSALGSINGHSRNGKGHAPQRKHRNRFVKKNGQCNVYFANLSNKSQRYMADIFTTCVDTRWRYMLMIFSAAFLVSWLFFGFLFWCIAFFHGDLNAPAVGGGPSLLKPCIMHVNSFLGAFLFSVETQTTIGYGFRCVTEECPLAIMAVVVQSIVGCVIDSFMIGTIMAKMARPKKRAQTLLFSHHAVISVRDGKLCLMWRVGNLRRSHIVEAHVRAQLIKPYMTEEGEYLPLDQRDLNVGYDVGLDRIFLVSPIIIVHEIDEESPLYGIGKEELETENFEIVVILEGMVEATAMTTQARSSYLASEILWGHRFEPVVFEEKNHYKVDYSRFHKTYEVAGTPRCSARELQESKMTILPSPPPPSAFCYENELALVSQDEDEDDDEVGVVLGGSTKEEGGIIQMMDFGSHLDLERLQATLPLDTISYRRESAI; encoded by the exons ATGGGCAGCGTCCGAGTCAACAG ATACAGCATCGTCTCAACTGAAGAGGATGGACACAAGGTCTCTGCACTGGGCAGCATCAACGGGCACAGCCGGAATGGGAAGGGCCACGCTCCCCAGCGGAAGCACCGCAACCGTTTTGTGAAGAAGAATGGCCAGTGCAATGTCTACTTTGCCAACCTGAGCAACAAGTCTCAGCGCTACATGGCCGACATCTTCACCACCTGTGTGGACACACGCTGGCGGTACATGCTCATGATCTTCTCGGCTGCCTTCCTGGTCTCCTGGCTCTTCTTTGGCTTCCTCTTCTGGTGCATCGCTTTCTTCCATGGTGACCTCAATGCACCGGCGGTGGGAGGTGGTCCCTCTCTCCTAAAGCCCTGCATCATGCACGTGAACAGCTTCCTAGGGGCTTTTCTTTTCTCGGTGGAGACGCAGACAACCATTGGGTATGGCTTCCGCTGCGTGACTGAGGAGTGCCCGCTGGCTATCATGGCAGTTGTGGTCCAGTCCATCGTGGGCTGTGTTATCGACTCCTTCATGATTGGCACTATCATGGCCAAGATGGCAAGGCCCAAGAAGCGGGCCCAGACCCTTCTCTTCAGTCATCATGCAGTCATCTCCGTGCGGGATGGCAAACTGTGCCTCATGTGGAGGGTGGGCAACCTGAGGAGGAGTCACATCGTGGAGGCCCATGTCCGAGCCCAGCTCATCAAGCCCTACATGACAGAGGAAGGGGAATACCTCCCCCTGGACCAGCGGGACCTAAATGTGGGCTATGATGTGGGTCTTGATCGTATATTTTTGGTCTCACCCATTATTATCGTTCACGAGATTGATGAGGAGAGCCCACTCTATGGGATTGgcaaggaggagctggagacagAGAACTTTGAGATTGTGGTTATTCTGGAGGGGATGGTGGAAGCCACAGCCATGACCACACAGGCACGAAGCTCTTATCTCGCTAGTGAAATCCTTTGGGGTCATCGTTTTGAACCAGTTGTGTTTGAGGAGAAGAACCACTACAAAGTGGATTATTCACGCTTTCACAAGACCTATGAGGTAGCTGGCACACCTCGCTGCTCAGCCCGGGAGCTACAAGAAAGTAAGATGACTATCCTAccttctcccccacctcccAGTGCCTTTTGCTATGAGAATGAGCTGGCACTTGTCAGTCAagatgaagatgaagatgatgacGAAGTGGGTGTGGTGTTAGGGGGCAGCACCAAGGAGGAGGGAGGTATCATCCAGATGATGGATTTTGGAAGCCACCTGGACCTGGAGCGGCTCCAGGCAACTCTGCCTCTAGATACAATCTCATACCGCAGGGAGTCAGCCATCTAA
- the KCNJ4 gene encoding inward rectifier potassium channel 4 isoform X2: protein MADIFTTCVDTRWRYMLMIFSAAFLVSWLFFGFLFWCIAFFHGDLNAPAVGGGPSLLKPCIMHVNSFLGAFLFSVETQTTIGYGFRCVTEECPLAIMAVVVQSIVGCVIDSFMIGTIMAKMARPKKRAQTLLFSHHAVISVRDGKLCLMWRVGNLRRSHIVEAHVRAQLIKPYMTEEGEYLPLDQRDLNVGYDVGLDRIFLVSPIIIVHEIDEESPLYGIGKEELETENFEIVVILEGMVEATAMTTQARSSYLASEILWGHRFEPVVFEEKNHYKVDYSRFHKTYEVAGTPRCSARELQESKMTILPSPPPPSAFCYENELALVSQDEDEDDDEVGVVLGGSTKEEGGIIQMMDFGSHLDLERLQATLPLDTISYRRESAI, encoded by the coding sequence ATGGCCGACATCTTCACCACCTGTGTGGACACACGCTGGCGGTACATGCTCATGATCTTCTCGGCTGCCTTCCTGGTCTCCTGGCTCTTCTTTGGCTTCCTCTTCTGGTGCATCGCTTTCTTCCATGGTGACCTCAATGCACCGGCGGTGGGAGGTGGTCCCTCTCTCCTAAAGCCCTGCATCATGCACGTGAACAGCTTCCTAGGGGCTTTTCTTTTCTCGGTGGAGACGCAGACAACCATTGGGTATGGCTTCCGCTGCGTGACTGAGGAGTGCCCGCTGGCTATCATGGCAGTTGTGGTCCAGTCCATCGTGGGCTGTGTTATCGACTCCTTCATGATTGGCACTATCATGGCCAAGATGGCAAGGCCCAAGAAGCGGGCCCAGACCCTTCTCTTCAGTCATCATGCAGTCATCTCCGTGCGGGATGGCAAACTGTGCCTCATGTGGAGGGTGGGCAACCTGAGGAGGAGTCACATCGTGGAGGCCCATGTCCGAGCCCAGCTCATCAAGCCCTACATGACAGAGGAAGGGGAATACCTCCCCCTGGACCAGCGGGACCTAAATGTGGGCTATGATGTGGGTCTTGATCGTATATTTTTGGTCTCACCCATTATTATCGTTCACGAGATTGATGAGGAGAGCCCACTCTATGGGATTGgcaaggaggagctggagacagAGAACTTTGAGATTGTGGTTATTCTGGAGGGGATGGTGGAAGCCACAGCCATGACCACACAGGCACGAAGCTCTTATCTCGCTAGTGAAATCCTTTGGGGTCATCGTTTTGAACCAGTTGTGTTTGAGGAGAAGAACCACTACAAAGTGGATTATTCACGCTTTCACAAGACCTATGAGGTAGCTGGCACACCTCGCTGCTCAGCCCGGGAGCTACAAGAAAGTAAGATGACTATCCTAccttctcccccacctcccAGTGCCTTTTGCTATGAGAATGAGCTGGCACTTGTCAGTCAagatgaagatgaagatgatgacGAAGTGGGTGTGGTGTTAGGGGGCAGCACCAAGGAGGAGGGAGGTATCATCCAGATGATGGATTTTGGAAGCCACCTGGACCTGGAGCGGCTCCAGGCAACTCTGCCTCTAGATACAATCTCATACCGCAGGGAGTCAGCCATCTAA